The proteins below come from a single Roseiflexus sp. RS-1 genomic window:
- a CDS encoding c-type cytochrome: MYPVWEGLFIHSAMFVAIVSAFHVLASHLTVAAAWFNLYLERRAVYENRPELYVYLKRSALGLLVFAYVFGAMAGVGIWQTTTAANPRGISTLIHNFVLYWGSEWYMFLIDVVGIIAYYYTFERVSPRTHLRLAWILALGGTGTLAIIVGILSFKLTPGLWFTTGESLNGFFNPTFWPQLFMRFALMFTITAAWALLIVTGLPKGYFARERIIRIAAVMGLGGLVVALGIWFFWYYPALPDHAKTILRSPAIPPVTFTIIIGGLIATFLGLLFALAMPRRQHQIIALGAMLVLFAAIFGAERTREVIRKPDIIAGYMSSNQLVFNDIPARGVQREEQQLNETGMLGSLPFLPRPEMISVGAPAGFPNHQVAMGRVLVIQQCAACHNVSNQTAITVFDQRLALRSLAQLLERRKMTTAPKIETYLKGIGAFPYMHPFVGTPEERAAMALYLEYFIQQQHAPQPQAQARR, translated from the coding sequence ATGTATCCGGTATGGGAAGGTCTCTTCATTCATTCGGCGATGTTCGTCGCTATCGTGTCCGCCTTCCACGTCCTTGCCTCGCACCTGACGGTTGCGGCAGCATGGTTCAACCTGTACCTGGAACGGCGCGCAGTGTACGAGAATCGCCCGGAACTGTACGTCTACCTCAAACGGAGCGCCCTGGGGTTGCTGGTGTTTGCCTATGTCTTCGGCGCTATGGCAGGCGTGGGGATCTGGCAAACGACAACCGCTGCCAACCCGCGCGGCATCTCTACCCTCATCCACAACTTTGTGCTCTACTGGGGTTCGGAATGGTACATGTTCCTGATCGATGTCGTGGGGATTATCGCCTACTACTACACCTTCGAGCGGGTCAGCCCGCGCACGCACCTGCGGCTGGCGTGGATACTGGCGTTGGGAGGCACCGGCACCCTGGCGATCATCGTCGGCATTCTGTCGTTCAAGTTGACGCCAGGTCTCTGGTTTACGACTGGTGAGAGTCTGAACGGTTTCTTCAATCCCACCTTCTGGCCGCAACTGTTCATGCGGTTTGCCCTGATGTTCACCATCACTGCAGCCTGGGCGCTGCTGATCGTCACGGGCTTGCCGAAGGGGTATTTCGCACGTGAGCGGATCATTCGTATAGCGGCAGTGATGGGGCTTGGCGGGCTGGTTGTTGCTCTTGGCATCTGGTTCTTCTGGTACTACCCCGCGCTGCCGGATCACGCAAAGACTATTCTGCGCTCTCCGGCTATCCCTCCTGTTACATTTACGATCATTATTGGCGGCCTGATTGCGACGTTTCTGGGGTTGCTGTTTGCGCTGGCGATGCCGCGTCGTCAGCATCAGATCATTGCGTTGGGAGCGATGCTGGTGCTGTTTGCCGCCATTTTTGGCGCGGAACGCACCCGTGAGGTCATTCGCAAGCCGGATATTATTGCCGGCTATATGTCCTCGAATCAACTGGTCTTCAACGACATTCCTGCGCGTGGCGTCCAGCGTGAGGAGCAACAGTTGAACGAGACCGGCATGCTCGGTTCACTGCCATTCCTGCCGCGTCCAGAGATGATTTCGGTTGGAGCGCCCGCCGGTTTTCCCAACCATCAGGTTGCGATGGGGCGGGTCCTGGTCATTCAGCAGTGCGCGGCATGCCACAATGTGAGCAATCAGACGGCGATCACCGTTTTTGATCAGCGCCTGGCGCTGCGTTCACTGGCGCAGTTGCTGGAGCGGCGCAAGATGACGACCGCGCCGAAAATCGAGACATACCTGAAGGGCATTGGCGCCTTCCCCTACATGCACCCGTTCGTCGGTACACCTGAAGAGCGGGCGGCAATGGCGCTGTATCTGGAATACTTCATTCAACAACAGCATGCGCCACAACCACAGGCGCAAGCCAGGAGGTGA
- a CDS encoding permease → MLNRPTLTAARGSFERVMPIISLAALALIVGMALFQSASAWLAGAEAKSIVPVFEAPIAQAGKALGKALTEWMPAWIVPTPFGPIDVKYTASYTIYEWFKLPIILFLTTYGMALLRLRISTTWIERTIGRNDLIGAAGGTLMGMVTPVCSCTVTNLYVGLVAGGASQRASSAFLFASPALNEFAIIFMFVIVGPTGALIYVLAGIAAALATAYLAPLLGLDPARFVQHHLPDHASCGCVRESILTRAHREAWTLFKRLFGVVLFSGLLAGILVNFNLTLVEYLKQAGAVWWGPIAATLLGLPLDINAASTGPILVALHQIVPIGTLIAAMMATTVSSIPEWAMLDRLLGRINAIKVVLWYAAYVILLGLLLNWMFGS, encoded by the coding sequence ATGCTCAATCGTCCGACGTTGACCGCTGCGCGTGGATCGTTCGAGCGCGTGATGCCGATCATTTCACTTGCAGCGCTGGCGCTGATCGTCGGGATGGCGCTGTTCCAGAGTGCGAGCGCGTGGCTGGCAGGCGCCGAAGCCAAAAGTATTGTGCCGGTCTTTGAAGCGCCGATTGCACAGGCCGGGAAAGCATTGGGGAAAGCGCTGACCGAATGGATGCCAGCATGGATCGTGCCCACTCCGTTCGGACCGATCGACGTGAAATATACTGCATCGTACACGATCTACGAATGGTTCAAACTGCCGATCATCCTGTTTCTGACCACGTATGGCATGGCGCTGCTCCGCCTGCGCATCAGCACAACGTGGATCGAGCGCACCATCGGGCGCAACGACCTGATCGGCGCGGCTGGCGGGACGCTGATGGGGATGGTGACCCCGGTCTGCTCGTGCACGGTGACGAACCTGTATGTCGGGCTTGTTGCCGGCGGCGCCAGTCAGCGCGCTTCGTCCGCCTTTTTATTTGCCAGCCCGGCGTTGAATGAATTTGCGATCATTTTCATGTTCGTTATCGTCGGTCCGACCGGCGCACTCATCTACGTTCTGGCAGGGATCGCTGCGGCGCTGGCGACGGCGTATCTGGCGCCGTTGCTGGGACTCGATCCGGCGCGGTTTGTGCAACACCACCTGCCCGACCATGCCAGTTGCGGGTGTGTCAGAGAAAGCATCCTGACCCGTGCGCATCGTGAGGCTTGGACACTGTTCAAACGATTATTCGGCGTCGTGCTGTTCAGCGGATTGCTGGCGGGCATTCTGGTCAATTTCAATCTCACTCTGGTCGAGTACCTCAAGCAGGCTGGCGCCGTATGGTGGGGTCCGATCGCGGCTACGCTGCTGGGATTGCCGCTCGACATCAATGCTGCATCAACGGGACCGATCCTGGTGGCGCTCCACCAGATCGTGCCGATTGGGACATTGATAGCGGCAATGATGGCAACCACGGTCTCATCGATCCCGGAATGGGCGATGCTCGACCGGTTGCTTGGTCGCATCAACGCCATCAAGGTTGTGCTCTGGTATGCAGCGTATGTGATACTGCTGGGACTGTTGCTCAACTGGATGTTCGGATCATAA
- a CDS encoding Crp/Fnr family transcriptional regulator, translating to MHMLERYRLFEGLDPQALDDIAAYARVSHARRGAILFEEHTPAETLYAVQNGWVRLYKLAVDGRQSVIRLSGPSDVVGISAVLPEGMYTLAAQAISPCRLLAWRARDLHRLIDLYPMLQSNSLRLLSEYRDHLQQQFLELATEHVEQRLAHTLIRLADQYGAPTGAPGQVKIPLMQRDLADLIGVSHYTVNRLLHLWQQQGLVKSRRGCVVVTDRQQLLTRAETPSES from the coding sequence ATGCACATGCTTGAACGCTACCGGCTCTTCGAAGGTCTCGATCCGCAGGCGCTCGATGATATTGCTGCATATGCGCGTGTATCTCACGCGCGACGCGGCGCAATCCTGTTCGAGGAACATACTCCGGCGGAGACGCTGTACGCGGTGCAAAACGGATGGGTACGTCTCTACAAACTCGCTGTTGATGGACGACAGAGTGTCATTCGCCTGTCCGGTCCGTCGGACGTAGTCGGGATCAGCGCGGTTCTGCCGGAAGGGATGTACACCCTTGCAGCGCAGGCGATTTCGCCATGCCGGTTGCTCGCCTGGCGGGCGCGCGACCTCCATCGTTTGATCGACCTCTACCCGATGCTCCAGAGCAACAGTTTGCGCCTGCTCTCCGAGTATCGCGATCATCTTCAGCAGCAATTTCTTGAACTGGCGACCGAGCATGTGGAGCAACGTCTGGCGCACACGCTGATCCGCCTCGCCGACCAGTATGGAGCGCCGACCGGCGCGCCGGGGCAGGTGAAGATACCGCTTATGCAGCGCGATCTCGCCGATCTTATCGGCGTGAGTCACTACACCGTCAATCGCTTGCTCCATCTCTGGCAACAGCAGGGTCTGGTGAAGAGTCGGCGCGGGTGCGTGGTTGTGACCGATCGCCAGCAATTGCTCACACGGGCGGAGACGCCTTCCGAGTCGTAA
- the larC gene encoding nickel pincer cofactor biosynthesis protein LarC, which produces MPRVIYFDCFSGVSGDMALGALIDAGVSLDDLRAMLQRLGVGGWELHASREVRGPLAGTRAHVVAPEDHHHRTLTDIRALIAGAPLPSAVVERSIRIFTLLAEAEARVHGTTVDQVHFHEVGALDAIVDIVGVVAGLDLLGVEQVFASPIPPGAGWVRSAHGPIPVPAPATLALLASVGAPVTADETPFELTTPTGAAILAALATFRRPPMRLRAVGYGFGARRMERPNALRVWLGDMDDETDVDQDRQDRTSAEHAGSGESSPVLLETNIDDQPAEQIAYVTERLREAGALDVWCTPIMMKKGRAGVLIAALVPADLEDRMVTILLRETTTLGVRRRAVERYVCARDIITVTTPLGPARVKRKWWRGELIGAAPEYEDCARIARERGVPLTTVYQTVMGRLEDASSVTEH; this is translated from the coding sequence ATGCCGCGTGTTATCTATTTCGACTGTTTTTCCGGCGTCAGCGGTGATATGGCGCTCGGCGCGCTGATCGACGCCGGGGTGTCGCTCGATGACCTGCGAGCGATGCTGCAACGGCTCGGCGTTGGCGGATGGGAATTGCACGCCTCGCGCGAGGTGCGCGGTCCGCTCGCCGGCACACGCGCCCACGTCGTTGCTCCAGAGGATCATCATCACCGCACCCTCACCGACATTCGCGCCCTGATCGCCGGCGCACCCCTGCCATCGGCAGTCGTTGAGCGGAGTATCCGCATCTTCACCCTTCTCGCCGAGGCAGAGGCGCGCGTCCACGGGACGACCGTCGATCAGGTCCATTTCCACGAGGTCGGCGCACTCGATGCAATTGTCGATATTGTCGGCGTGGTTGCGGGTCTCGATCTCCTCGGCGTTGAACAGGTCTTCGCGTCACCGATTCCGCCCGGCGCCGGATGGGTCCGCAGCGCGCATGGTCCCATCCCGGTTCCCGCACCGGCCACGCTGGCGCTGCTGGCGTCCGTCGGAGCGCCGGTGACCGCCGATGAGACCCCATTTGAACTGACGACGCCGACCGGTGCGGCGATCCTGGCAGCGCTGGCAACCTTCCGTCGCCCACCCATGCGCCTGCGGGCAGTTGGATACGGCTTTGGCGCGCGCCGGATGGAACGTCCGAATGCGCTGCGCGTCTGGCTCGGCGACATGGATGATGAGACAGATGTTGATCAGGATCGCCAGGATCGAACGTCAGCAGAACACGCCGGTTCAGGCGAATCGTCGCCGGTGCTGCTGGAGACGAACATCGACGACCAGCCAGCCGAACAGATCGCATATGTCACAGAGCGGCTACGCGAAGCAGGGGCGCTCGATGTCTGGTGCACGCCGATCATGATGAAAAAAGGACGCGCTGGTGTCCTGATCGCAGCGCTTGTACCGGCAGACCTGGAAGATCGGATGGTCACAATCCTGCTGCGCGAAACGACGACACTCGGAGTGCGGCGGCGCGCTGTTGAGCGCTATGTGTGCGCACGCGACATCATCACGGTGACCACGCCGCTCGGACCGGCGCGTGTCAAACGAAAGTGGTGGCGCGGCGAACTGATCGGTGCGGCGCCGGAGTACGAAGATTGCGCCCGGATCGCGCGCGAACGCGGCGTACCGCTGACGACGGTGTATCAGACGGTGATGGGTCGGTTGGAGGACGCATCGTCTGTCACGGAGCATTGA
- a CDS encoding HAS-barrel domain-containing protein has product MSQRIAEVIEATSTEFTAGTYELLTAPPFGALVRAQARANGMAIYGLVYKIHTGSRDIGGRALVRGRTYAGRELYDAEIYHEHPDLAEVLQTEFSAIIVGFVEGDAIRQFLPPQPPPVHYSVYECGADEVARFNQALDYFRTVLFTPHIPGDEALAAAVRAAARAAADERAFLVRAGREIASLLKDDYDRLTAILRRFRP; this is encoded by the coding sequence ATGTCACAGCGTATCGCCGAAGTGATCGAAGCAACCAGCACTGAGTTCACCGCTGGCACGTATGAACTGCTGACTGCACCGCCATTTGGCGCGCTGGTGCGCGCGCAGGCGCGCGCCAATGGGATGGCGATCTACGGTCTGGTGTACAAGATCCACACTGGAAGTCGAGATATTGGCGGGCGGGCGCTGGTGCGCGGGCGTACTTACGCCGGGCGCGAGTTATACGATGCCGAAATCTACCACGAGCATCCCGATCTGGCAGAGGTGCTTCAGACCGAGTTTTCCGCCATTATCGTCGGGTTTGTGGAAGGTGATGCAATCCGCCAATTCCTGCCGCCGCAACCGCCGCCGGTCCACTACAGCGTGTACGAGTGCGGCGCCGATGAGGTGGCGCGCTTCAATCAGGCGCTCGATTATTTCCGCACAGTGCTGTTTACGCCACACATCCCCGGCGATGAGGCCCTTGCTGCAGCTGTTCGCGCGGCAGCTCGCGCTGCCGCCGATGAACGCGCATTTCTGGTGCGTGCAGGGCGTGAGATCGCCTCGTTGCTCAAAGATGATTATGACCGCCTGACGGCGATCCTGCGCCGGTTTCGACCGTGA
- a CDS encoding PAS domain S-box protein, with protein MSSANDPADELEHLRHRVAELEALLAQRRQEDEVTERLKAIIEYTPDVISTADSEGRVIFINPAGQRLLGGADNLSGESPIPRFHPAWAADLILNQGLPQAARDGVWSGETAVLGPQGQEIPVSQVIIAHKNAAGAVTHYSTIMRDMSESRRVEATLRDSEQRLLRFLDALPVGVFVVEPDGRPFYANRSAIEILGKGIMPDATTGQLAEVYRAFVAGTDQLYPTERMPLVRALHGETSSVDDMEIERPDGRILIEIHGAPIRNAEGHIMYGMVSFTDITLRRRAEEAIRERALQQEVIEAQQLALRELSTPLMPIAEGVVVMPIIGTIDSRRAQQIMETLLEGIATHSADIAILDITGVRVVDTQVAGALIRAAQAARMLGARVVLSGISAEVAQTLVHIGAEMQDMIALRSLQQGIAYALAQRQQL; from the coding sequence ATGTCATCAGCGAATGATCCTGCCGACGAACTGGAACATCTGCGCCATCGCGTTGCCGAACTCGAAGCATTGCTGGCGCAGCGTCGGCAGGAAGATGAAGTCACCGAACGACTGAAGGCGATCATTGAATATACACCGGACGTGATCAGCACTGCCGACAGCGAAGGGCGGGTGATCTTCATCAATCCGGCCGGTCAGCGTCTCCTTGGCGGAGCGGATAATCTGTCGGGTGAGAGTCCTATTCCCCGGTTTCATCCCGCCTGGGCGGCCGATCTGATCCTCAACCAGGGATTGCCGCAGGCTGCCCGCGACGGGGTCTGGAGCGGCGAGACGGCAGTGCTCGGCCCGCAGGGTCAGGAGATTCCGGTCTCACAGGTTATCATTGCGCACAAAAATGCTGCCGGAGCAGTCACCCACTACTCGACTATTATGCGCGACATGAGCGAGAGTCGCAGGGTCGAAGCAACGCTGCGCGACAGTGAGCAACGCCTGCTCCGTTTTCTCGATGCGCTGCCGGTCGGGGTCTTCGTCGTTGAGCCGGACGGTCGCCCCTTCTACGCCAACCGCAGCGCGATTGAGATACTCGGCAAGGGTATCATGCCCGATGCCACCACCGGTCAACTCGCCGAGGTTTACCGCGCTTTTGTCGCCGGAACCGATCAACTCTACCCCACAGAGCGCATGCCGCTGGTGCGCGCGTTACACGGGGAGACCTCATCGGTCGATGATATGGAGATCGAGCGCCCAGATGGTCGGATACTGATTGAGATCCACGGCGCACCGATTCGCAATGCGGAGGGGCACATTATGTACGGTATGGTGTCGTTCACCGACATCACGCTGCGACGACGCGCGGAGGAAGCCATTCGTGAACGTGCGCTGCAACAGGAAGTGATCGAAGCGCAACAGCTGGCGCTGCGCGAACTGAGCACCCCGCTGATGCCGATCGCCGAAGGGGTGGTGGTGATGCCGATCATCGGCACGATCGATAGCCGCCGCGCGCAGCAGATTATGGAAACACTGCTCGAAGGCATTGCGACCCATAGCGCCGATATTGCCATCCTCGATATTACGGGCGTCAGAGTGGTCGATACGCAGGTCGCCGGCGCGCTGATCCGGGCAGCGCAGGCGGCGCGGATGCTGGGCGCACGGGTTGTGCTCAGCGGTATCAGCGCCGAGGTCGCGCAGACACTGGTGCACATCGGCGCCGAAATGCAGGACATGATCGCGCTGCGCAGTCTGCAACAGGGCATTGCGTATGCGCTGGCGCAGCGGCAGCAGTTGTAG
- a CDS encoding class I SAM-dependent methyltransferase yields the protein MVTAGSAVEQSSVRRAPISLSAWRCLRYEVALNGLRILWETVNDFSLWRLIEYPWATRVLGVRRGDTVIDIGSGTSSFPHMLAKEGVNVVIVELEARRVRWQRDKRRATARPGDGDLLPVVADATRLPFRDGSAPFISAVSTLEHIPDDVAAGREIGRVLAPGGIVALTLPFTSCERRSFFAGIRPFRQVARNAFVQEGKPGSFFRFYTDDDIQRTYIEPAHADVVERRAFGRSILNGRYHETRLTRFWRRFVLKDLLLAWLVHPLEERFDRSDPLYVMLALRKRCDG from the coding sequence ATGGTCACTGCCGGGTCTGCTGTCGAACAATCATCAGTGCGCCGCGCGCCGATCAGTTTATCGGCGTGGCGTTGTTTGCGGTATGAGGTTGCGCTAAACGGGCTGCGCATCCTGTGGGAAACGGTCAACGATTTCAGTCTCTGGCGCCTGATCGAGTACCCCTGGGCGACGCGGGTGCTGGGCGTGAGGCGCGGCGATACGGTGATCGACATTGGCTCCGGTACCTCATCGTTCCCGCATATGCTGGCAAAAGAGGGCGTGAATGTTGTCATCGTCGAGCTTGAAGCGCGTCGTGTGCGCTGGCAGCGCGATAAACGGCGCGCAACGGCACGCCCCGGCGACGGCGACCTGCTGCCGGTCGTGGCGGATGCTACCCGACTACCGTTCCGTGATGGATCGGCGCCATTTATCAGTGCGGTCTCGACGCTCGAACACATTCCCGACGATGTCGCAGCCGGGCGCGAAATCGGGCGCGTGCTCGCTCCAGGCGGCATCGTCGCGCTGACGTTGCCGTTCACCAGCTGTGAACGGCGTTCGTTCTTTGCTGGCATTCGACCGTTCCGACAGGTTGCCCGGAATGCGTTCGTGCAGGAAGGAAAACCGGGGTCGTTCTTCCGCTTCTACACCGATGACGATATTCAACGAACGTATATCGAACCGGCCCATGCCGATGTCGTCGAGCGACGCGCGTTTGGACGCAGCATCCTCAACGGAAGGTATCACGAAACCCGTCTCACCAGGTTCTGGCGGCGTTTTGTGCTGAAGGATCTGCTGCTGGCATGGCTGGTCCATCCGCTTGAAGAACGGTTCGACCGGTCAGATCCGCTCTATGTGATGCTGGCGTTGCGGAAGCGCTGCGATGGGTGA
- a CDS encoding MBL fold metallo-hydrolase — translation MHMILLGVGTAVPDADRDYTHMVWKAPDGAVLIDAGGSTYQRLLRAGVNPHDLRALILTHSHADHVNGLPGLLFSLKLSGYNRRLVIYGNAPTLAAAQRIVEAFDLGEYQPDVDWTPIEAGDEIVFDDAAYRIRTAATVHSRPCLALRFDSEDGRALVYSADTEPCDAVRNLARGASVLIHEATTPEPFPGHTSPYQAGEVAAAAGVARLVLVHYSPRWTMSADRAIAETRAAGFTGEVEIGREFASYALPPVQ, via the coding sequence ATGCACATGATTCTGCTGGGTGTCGGAACGGCGGTGCCGGATGCCGACCGCGACTATACGCATATGGTGTGGAAAGCGCCGGATGGTGCGGTGCTGATCGATGCTGGCGGCAGCACCTATCAACGTTTGTTGCGCGCCGGGGTCAATCCGCACGATCTGCGGGCGCTCATTCTCACGCATTCCCATGCTGATCATGTGAACGGTCTTCCCGGCCTCCTCTTTTCGTTGAAACTGTCGGGATACAACCGGCGCCTCGTCATCTACGGCAACGCTCCCACCCTGGCGGCGGCACAGCGGATCGTTGAAGCATTCGATCTTGGAGAGTATCAACCGGACGTCGACTGGACACCAATCGAGGCAGGCGATGAGATCGTCTTCGACGATGCGGCATACCGCATCCGCACCGCAGCGACGGTTCATTCGCGCCCATGTCTGGCATTGCGTTTCGACAGCGAGGATGGGCGCGCGCTGGTCTATTCCGCCGATACCGAGCCGTGCGATGCGGTGCGCAACCTGGCGCGCGGCGCCTCGGTGCTGATCCACGAAGCAACGACGCCGGAACCGTTTCCAGGACACACATCGCCGTACCAGGCGGGTGAAGTCGCTGCCGCTGCTGGCGTCGCCCGCCTGGTTCTCGTTCACTACAGCCCACGCTGGACGATGAGCGCTGATCGGGCAATCGCAGAAACCCGTGCCGCCGGGTTCACCGGCGAGGTCGAAATCGGGCGAGAATTCGCTTCCTACGCGCTGCCTCCTGTTCAATAA
- a CDS encoding Fur family transcriptional regulator, giving the protein MSRFLDERRHTLPPAVTTLAEQLAAAGYKVTQPRLAVLKAITSLPGAFSVQEVEQWLIERDESPGIASIFRTIRLLCDLGMLQRIHGLDECHRYCLGGGHSHHLVCTQCGVIERFDNCGLQGVISGLEQSTGYRITSHVVELFGLCPQCQSITA; this is encoded by the coding sequence ATGAGTCGTTTTCTTGACGAACGCAGACACACGCTGCCGCCCGCAGTGACAACCCTCGCTGAACAACTTGCCGCCGCCGGGTACAAAGTCACCCAACCGCGCCTCGCAGTGCTCAAAGCGATTACATCGCTGCCTGGCGCCTTCAGCGTTCAGGAAGTCGAGCAGTGGCTGATCGAACGTGATGAGTCGCCGGGAATCGCCAGTATCTTTCGCACTATCCGGCTCCTCTGCGACCTTGGCATGCTCCAGCGCATCCATGGTCTGGACGAGTGCCATCGGTACTGTCTGGGTGGCGGGCACAGCCATCATCTGGTATGCACACAGTGCGGCGTTATTGAGCGCTTCGACAACTGTGGCTTGCAAGGAGTTATTTCCGGGCTTGAACAGTCCACCGGCTATCGCATCACCAGCCATGTGGTCGAACTGTTTGGTCTGTGCCCACAGTGTCAGTCGATCACAGCCTGA
- a CDS encoding sensor domain-containing diguanylate cyclase: MDDSLYKKLLDEMYDGVYFVDRQRRIMYWNRGAERISGYSADEVIGRFCGDNLLRHVDACGRRLCTGMCPLAAAMHDGQPRQAEVILHHKQGHRVPVLVRVTPIRDAQGAIIGALEVFSDNSRQKAAQEEIERLRALALLDPLTGIGNRRFIESNTHSRLEELRRYGWTFGVILIDIDHFKAVNDRFGHLVGDDVLKMVARTLAHNIRAFDVVGRWGGEEFVVIAQNVSIATLESLAERLRVFIEQSSLPVADKVVHVTVSLGATLARRTDTPASILGRADQMLYVSKQRGRNRVSVEEDTSVLI; encoded by the coding sequence ATGGACGACTCCCTGTACAAGAAACTGCTCGATGAGATGTACGACGGGGTCTACTTTGTGGATCGTCAGCGGAGGATTATGTACTGGAATCGTGGCGCCGAGCGCATCTCCGGGTACAGCGCCGACGAGGTGATCGGTCGTTTCTGCGGCGATAATCTGCTGCGTCACGTTGATGCGTGTGGACGGCGCCTGTGCACCGGCATGTGCCCGCTTGCCGCCGCCATGCACGATGGTCAACCCCGGCAGGCTGAGGTGATCCTGCACCATAAGCAGGGGCATCGCGTTCCGGTGCTTGTGCGCGTCACGCCGATCCGCGATGCGCAGGGCGCGATCATCGGCGCTCTCGAGGTGTTCAGTGACAACTCACGCCAGAAAGCGGCGCAGGAAGAGATCGAGCGCCTGCGTGCGCTGGCGTTGCTCGATCCGCTGACCGGCATCGGCAACCGGCGCTTCATCGAAAGCAATACGCATAGCCGGCTGGAAGAACTGCGTCGCTATGGATGGACCTTTGGGGTCATCCTGATCGATATCGATCACTTCAAGGCGGTGAACGACAGGTTTGGGCATCTGGTTGGCGATGATGTGCTGAAGATGGTGGCGCGCACCCTGGCACACAACATTCGCGCGTTCGATGTAGTGGGACGGTGGGGCGGCGAGGAGTTTGTCGTTATTGCGCAAAACGTCAGTATTGCGACACTGGAATCGCTTGCCGAACGCCTGCGCGTTTTCATTGAACAGTCGTCACTCCCTGTTGCCGATAAGGTGGTTCACGTGACAGTTTCGCTGGGTGCAACGCTGGCACGGCGGACTGATACGCCTGCCAGCATCCTTGGGCGGGCAGATCAGATGCTGTATGTCAGCAAACAACGCGGGCGCAATCGGGTATCGGTCGAAGAAGACACTTCTGTTCTTATTTGA
- the rpmB gene encoding 50S ribosomal protein L28, whose amino-acid sequence MARCDLTGKKVAFGRNIRHKASGGWARRAPKTNRTFRPNVHRHTIYVPEIGRSITLNLSTKALRTINKKGLIAAVRDQGLSVKAFLKEHLR is encoded by the coding sequence ATGGCGAGGTGTGATCTTACCGGCAAGAAAGTTGCCTTCGGGCGCAACATTCGCCACAAAGCATCCGGTGGATGGGCGCGCCGCGCCCCCAAAACCAACCGCACTTTCCGACCGAATGTCCACCGACACACGATATACGTGCCGGAGATCGGGCGCAGTATCACGCTCAATCTTTCGACGAAGGCGCTGCGGACGATCAACAAGAAAGGGTTGATCGCCGCCGTGCGCGATCAGGGGCTGTCGGTCAAGGCATTTCTCAAGGAGCATCTTCGATGA
- the rpsR gene encoding 30S ribosomal protein S18 — protein MRGRGGRKKVCEFSRLGILPDYKDPERLKRFLGPTGKILPRRRTGLSAKMQRKLTIAIKRARHMALLPFVERSITDRRR, from the coding sequence ATGCGCGGACGGGGAGGACGCAAAAAAGTCTGTGAATTTTCGCGTCTCGGCATCTTGCCGGACTACAAAGACCCGGAGCGGCTCAAACGTTTTCTTGGTCCGACAGGAAAGATCCTTCCGCGTCGTCGTACCGGTCTGAGCGCAAAAATGCAGCGCAAACTGACCATTGCTATCAAACGAGCGCGGCACATGGCGCTTTTGCCATTCGTCGAGCGTAGTATCACTGACCGGCGGCGTTGA